A stretch of DNA from Drosophila virilis strain 15010-1051.87 chromosome 5, Dvir_AGI_RSII-ME, whole genome shotgun sequence:
tttaaattttattaatattagtttttcattgttCTTTTTTCTTTGCGTTTTGAAACACTTGAAATTTCCATAAAGTAAGTGTATAAAGTGTGTTTAACATTTATGTTCAATTTCTTAAGTCTTGTtctttggcaaataaaacacaatgaaaataaaatgcagcccgaataaatattcaaaactaATTTGCTTCGGTTTCAAACGTTTTATAAAACTTCGATTTCATCATGTGCTttgcaaataatatttgtgtatactttAAGTTCTTTAAAATGTGCAAACATTTCAACACACACGCAGATTTcttgaaaagtttttaacGTTTAACAACACTCAAACAGCTATTTTGTGTtagttttcttattttcgtttgtttgttttttttttattatttatttgtagtGCTATTTGCAAAAGACATTGAGAAGTATGTATGTTGTTTTTTAACTGAGAAACTAGCAATTTTACCAGTGTTGGGTAGTTAGCTTGTCGTGTCAACATAGTTATTTGCAGTTGCAGTGTTGGAAAGTATAGCTTAAAGCGTGTTAAATAAAGCTTTCTAATGTGGTTTCTATGCtctgtatattatttcagTCTAAGAGACTACATGACCCAGTTTCAAATAGTTTGCACAGTTCATATAATAATTGTTAAAGAGTTTCTAagtaataattttttttcaaaatttagttttcttATGGGCTATGCAGACTATTTGAACTGGGCTTAACAGTAATATACAGTTGGGTGTTAGTTAAGTTCTAGAGAGCAGttgtaatataatttttgctcTGCTTCtgctatgtatgtatatattttcgttAAACAAATAACTACGCAGTCTCATACGGAGCCATTATGGAAGcttttatcatttattttgtaatcAGATACGAGATTCTCTGGAATTTTTGCTAGCTAAGTTCAACAAACAAGACACCACAACCAACTTTTGATATTAAGCCCTGCTACTGCTTTATCCACAACTACAATCAACATTatattcttgtttttttttttttttttggttttttctacTTGCGTTTCCTACCTGCAACTTCCTCAAAGTCAGAGTCATCGGAGTCGCcgccagcagccagcacagTGGACGCAGGACGCGTTTTCGTGTGCCGCTTAATGCGCGTCGACTTGGTTTTGCTGAGACGCGACGGTGCATCcaatggcggcggcggcggctgtgcTGCTCCGGCGCCACCAGCAGCTGTCCCAGCTAAGGAACGTCGACGTTCGCGTTGTTTGTCCGGTTCGTTAGCGTAGTTTTGGTTCTCGCCCAATGCAAGCAGTGCGTTGACATCCATGGCTGCAGCGTTGCCCTGGCTGCTGGGCAGCGGTGGGGGCGTGGCCGTGGCATTGCGCTTGGTGAGCAGCGCGGCCCGGGTACGCTCCAGGCTATTGGCATTCTCGAGCAGGTCACGAAAATCGAAGGCTTTGCCGGCATTATTATCCTCAAagctgctgtcgttgttaTCCTCGGAGCCGGAACCAGAATCGGAGAGATTTGCGATGCCCGCATTGCAATCGAATTGCGGCGCTGGCGATTTTTCTTTGCTGGCCGTAAAGAAACTGGAGCGCAGATCAATATCAGCGGGATTGACCAGATAATCCTCGACACTGGATTCGCTGCTGGAGTCAGCTTGGTTGCTTTCATTGGGCGTTTTGGCGTTTTTTGAGGCCGTCAAGCGGCTGGCAGAACCCGATGCCGTTGGCGAGTTCTGTGTGGACGATGTGGGAAATGTTTTGGGCGGCGGCCGATATTTGTTGTAGAGCTTGGAGCGCAGCGATTGGCCGCTCGGTTTGCGTTTCTTCACAGAGGCGCCCTTAATGCCGCTGGGCGGCTTTTGTTCCCTGCGGTATGGATGTTAGATTATATTGCTTCATTTTGGATTAAAAGTGATTGATTGCTTGCCTCTTTTTGGCTGCGCACGCCGAGGAGCGGCCACTGGCACTGGCTGAAGCCGCTGCGCCGCCGAGTGTCTCCTCAAATTCGCTGTCATCGTCATCGGAGGATTCGCCGCCGCGTGCATCTTTGCCCGGTTTCCATTCATCCTCTTCGCTGGCGGAAAAGCCCTCGGACAAggattcttcttcttcgtcggACATTGtgtgcgcctgtgtgtgtgtgtgcgtgtgtgtgggggtgCTTGTTGCTCACAGGCTGCGCGttttacatgtgtgtgcgtgttctCTGTGCCACTTACAGTTATTGATTTTTACTGCGCACTTTTCGAATGCTCTTCTCTTCCTTTGCTGCTGACACAACAGTGCTTAATTGATTGCCATTCGTAACATTTAATTGTCCGTTTGATCGGATTTCATGCAAATATGCAGCCCGTTTTATTGTTCGCTATTTAAACGAATTTGTGAAATTGACATTTCCGCGCTTGGCTGGCGTTAGGCTGAGAAATAGCGATAGGCGTTTGATAAGTGGAGATCGCCGATTATTTATTCGGGTGCGTCCTATCGAATATGTACCTTCCActgatatatcgatatatctgCTATATCGATAGGCGCTTGCAAAACGTAAACAAAAGTGTGTTCACACACAGTTGCAAAAGAAAACAGCAAATTTAGCTGTACAGCACTTGGCAACACTGctgtaaaattgtttatttacattCGTTTGCATGGATTCCTCGGGCCAGGAGCTGCATCCCAATTGGCGAGCTCTGACAACATTGCACGTGCCACTGAAACGCTTTGTGCGCGCAGGGGCTGCTGAGCAAGAGCGCGGCAAGACAAAGGCGGCGAAACAAACAATCGTtggcggcagcggcgctgAAGTGCAGCAGTTCTACAGGGAAATCCTGGATACGccgacaacagcaaaagccACCAGCAAACCCACAAATAGTGACACGTCCAGACAAGCCAAAGAACAGCCACAAACGCTGCCCTACGACAGAAACAGATTCTTTCGCCTGGCCACAAGCAACAATGTGGAGCAGCTGGCCCAGATGTGCATTGCCgaggagcagcagctaaaTGCCTGCGATTCGTATGGCTGGACGGCGCTGATGATGGCTGCCTGCGAGGGCGCGGCGGATGCAGTAGcttggctgctgcagctgggcgCTGATGCGGACATCGCAGACAAAAGCGGCAACACGGCCCTGCGGCTGGCCAGCAGGAAAGGCCACACGGGaattgtgcagctgctgcagcgggaAAGCAGCttcaatgcagcagcagcccagcTGGAAGAGGGGCCCAGCGACACAGCTGTTGCACCCTTCTATTGTGAGGTATGCCAAAGGGATTACAGCGAGTCCAATTGGCGCGCCCATCAGACCTCCACGGTGCATCGGTTCAACATGAAATCGCTGCCCGCCCACAGATTACAAAAGTTCAACATCCCGGCACGAAATCGTGGCCTACAGCTGATGGTTAAACAGGGCTGGGATCGTGAACACGGCCTGGGACCGAGCCAAAGCGGACGCCTCTATCCGGTGAAGACCGTGTTGCGCAAACAGCGCACCGGCCTGGGCATTGAGCAGTCCCCGGCGCGTGTCACACATTTCAGAGCCTTCGACACAAATGCCACCAAGCATCGCAATCGGAATCCCTTGCCGCCGCCGCAACAGCGACGCACACGCAACGACATGCGGCGGGAGAAGGTGCGGGAATGGAAGCGGGAGCGCCGACTGCGCAATGAATTGAGTTGACTCTGAATAAGGCTTGGATTGGATTGTTACATGTACGCTTTTTCGTTTATGATTCTATTGTTAATGGATACGAACTCAAAATATTGCAACCAGCTGCTCATTAGTAGCTATCACTGTGTATATTTAGCTTTAGATTGTGTCTAATGTCGGGACGCAACATTTGTGTGCTTGGATAGGTCAGGGCACAATGGCGGCACGTGCCTTTGTGCTGACCTTTTGCGCGCTGCCGTGCCACCTACATTTGCGTGGGCCACGTGCAGCGTGCAGGCGGAAGGGGGCGTGGGCGGAGAGGTAATGCTGTCCATGGCGAAGTTTAGCCCGGAGTTGCGAAAGCGAAAGCTGTTGCACGGCACGGCGCGCTCTCATCCTGCAGCATTCAGCTGACACCGATTCCGCTTTGCGCCTGCGCACTGCCCGCTGCCTAAACCCCTCTCAAAACCGACGGCTATGcttgcgtgtatatgtgtgtatatataaaaggcAGTATTCCGAATTGTTCAACTCAGTCGCGTTCGGACTGTGACAGTGTGCAGACGTGCTCAGGACGAAACCGTTGCTCAAGCGTGCCTCTTTATTGTTGCTCCCTCCAGTGGTCTAGTTTTAAAGTAAATCACAACGTGTGCGTGTTCTAAAGTTGTGCCAGTAATTAAACGTAGCCAGAAAGTTGTGCTATGCGAAGGTCGGCAAACAGCGTGTGTTAggtaaattaaaaacattgaaTTATTAAACGCTATGCAGTACAATTGTCAATTAAGTGTACGCAATAAAAATGTTCGTTGAGTACATTTCAAAAAGCAacgtttcttcttttttttttgcattccGAATTGATGTGGCAGCACTGGCTGCTACCCCAGTTTCGATCAACAGCTGTGCGCTCGTTCGGCAGCGCAAAAGCAAACGCAACGCAAAAGCGAGAAAGAAGAACACGCAAAGACAAAACGTTGGCGCTCAGAACATTAGCGTCGCATTTGTTGTGCTTATTTGTGTTTGCGGCCCCAACGTGTTCGGTTTATATTAGCGCTCGTTGCgcagaaaataatattatatttgaaatcaattgaaTACTTATTGCCAACGTCGTTTTAATACTCGTGTAGTGCTTGTAACTTGTGTTAAATTTAAGTGTATGCAgcgtaaaaaatataaaattataccAAA
This window harbors:
- the LOC6636467 gene encoding G patch domain and ankyrin repeat-containing protein 1 homolog; the protein is MDSSGQELHPNWRALTTLHVPLKRFVRAGAAEQERGKTKAAKQTIVGGSGAEVQQFYREILDTPTTAKATSKPTNSDTSRQAKEQPQTLPYDRNRFFRLATSNNVEQLAQMCIAEEQQLNACDSYGWTALMMAACEGAADAVAWLLQLGADADIADKSGNTALRLASRKGHTGIVQLLQRESSFNAAAAQLEEGPSDTAVAPFYCEVCQRDYSESNWRAHQTSTVHRFNMKSLPAHRLQKFNIPARNRGLQLMVKQGWDREHGLGPSQSGRLYPVKTVLRKQRTGLGIEQSPARVTHFRAFDTNATKHRNRNPLPPPQQRRTRNDMRREKVREWKRERRLRNELS